In Microbacterium galbinum, the genomic stretch GCACGACCCATCCGGTCGCGGCATCCGAGGCGAGCAGCGCCAGCACCGGGTAGACGAGGAAGACCATCCAGACGACGGCCATCAACCATCCCCAGCGCTCCCAGGGACCGGTGTGCGCCGGGGTCTCGGCAGCCTCGGTGGTCATCGGCCCAGCCTAACGACGGCTGCGCGAGCGCATCACGCCGAGACGCACGAGCGCGGCGAACAGCACGGCCCAGACGACGACGTTCAGCAGCACGGCCCAGAGCGGGTCGGCCCCGCCCGCCACGAGGGTGCCGTCGGTGGCCGGCCAGCGCACGAGCGCGACGTAGCCGTACATCGGGGTCCACTTCGCGATGTCGAGCATCACGCCGTCGAGCGGGATGAAGACGTTGCCGAAGAAGCCGAAGAAGGTGATCGAGATCGAGGCGAGAGCGGCCGCCGAGTCGGAGTTGAAGGCGAGGCCGACCCCAAGTCCGAACAGGCCGTAGATCAGCCCCAGACCCAGGGTGATTCCGGCGGCGGCGAACCAGCGCCAGGTGTCGGATGCCTCGGCACCCGTCGCGAGACCGGCCGCATACACGAAGAGCACGGCGAGCGCCGAGAACGACACCGCGGCGAGCACCTTGGTCACCGCGTATCCCGCGGTCGAGAGCGGGGTGAGCGCGAGCTGACGCCCCCACCCCTGTCCGACCTCGGAGGCGGCGAGCGAGCACAGCGAGCTCATCGCGGTGGCCGTGCCGTACGCCCCCATCGACACCATCACGTAGAACGAGACGTTCGCCTGGCCCACGCTCTGCGAGGCGTACGACATGCTCGCACCGAAGAGCAGATACATGGCCACCGGCATCGCCAGGGTGAAGGCGAGCGTGTACGGGTTGCGGATCTGCCGCACGAGTTCGGTGCGGTACAGCGCGGGGGCGACGAGCGTGGTCATGACGGGTCCTCCGTGAGCGAGGTGAAGGCGGATTCGAGGGTGGGAGCGGTGATCTCGAGATCGCAGGCACCGAGCGACAGCAGCCGTCCGGCGAGCAGATCGGATGCCTCGGTGCGCACCGTGAGCCGATCGGCGTCGGTCGACACCTCGGCGACGGAGGCGTCGGCGCGGAGTTCCGCGGCGAGCGCAGCGATCCCGCCGGGGATCGTCGCCGAGACGATGCGGCCGCCCAGTGACGCGCGCAGGCGGGCGGTGGCGCCATCGGCGACCACACGGCCGTGATTCATGACGATCGTGCGCCGCGCGAACTGCTCGGCCTCTTCGAGGTAGTGGGTGGCGAACACGATCGTGCGGCCGGCGTCGGCATCCGCCCGCATCGCCTCCCAGAAGCGGCGACGGGCGGTGACGTCCATCCCCGCGGTCGGCTCGTCGAGCACCAGCACGTCCGGGTCCGGCAGCAGCGCGAGCGCGAACTTCACGCGCTGCTTCTCGCCACCCGAGCATTTGCCGACGCGGCGACGCGCGATCGCGGTGAGGTCGGCGCGATCGATGACCTCGGCGATGCGACCGGAAGCGCCGTGCAGCCCGGCGACCACCGAGATCGTCTCGCGCACGGTCAGGTCGGAGAGCAGTCCGCCG encodes the following:
- a CDS encoding ABC transporter permease; its protein translation is MTTLVAPALYRTELVRQIRNPYTLAFTLAMPVAMYLLFGASMSYASQSVGQANVSFYVMVSMGAYGTATAMSSLCSLAASEVGQGWGRQLALTPLSTAGYAVTKVLAAVSFSALAVLFVYAAGLATGAEASDTWRWFAAAGITLGLGLIYGLFGLGVGLAFNSDSAAALASISITFFGFFGNVFIPLDGVMLDIAKWTPMYGYVALVRWPATDGTLVAGGADPLWAVLLNVVVWAVLFAALVRLGVMRSRSRR
- a CDS encoding ABC transporter ATP-binding protein; this encodes MSQPLVAPADRPPADSAPAVDLTGIVRRFGHGANRIVAVDHVDLRIERGEVVALLGPNGAGKTTTIDVLLGLSEPDEGTARVLGTHPHRAVTAGRLAAVLQTGGLLSDLTVRETISVVAGLHGASGRIAEVIDRADLTAIARRRVGKCSGGEKQRVKFALALLPDPDVLVLDEPTAGMDVTARRRFWEAMRADADAGRTIVFATHYLEEAEQFARRTIVMNHGRVVADGATARLRASLGGRIVSATIPGGIAALAAELRADASVAEVSTDADRLTVRTEASDLLAGRLLSLGACDLEITAPTLESAFTSLTEDPS